GGAgcagattctcccccccccccccccgctccccttGGAGTCTTCTGCCCGCTGCAGATCCCTGCGCCCGTCCGTTGGGAATATGTCTCTGCTCCTGTTCTTCCTAGaggttgggaggggagggggcacgaGGAATTGGCGGGCAAGCACAGACATTGCAGGGGGATTCTGGGCCTGCATCCGCCTCCCTGGGCAGGTCTGTCCTGGTGCGCCTGAGTATCCCCCTCAAGGGGCTCTCTTTGGATGCTGACTGCCCCTGTCACAGTTTGGCTTCCCTCCTCCTCACAGACGAGCCCGGGAGCCCCTTTTCCATGCAAGGGCAGGGGACGTGTCCAGCGCTCGAGTGccatgtgtgactggcctaggCAGACAAATAACCCTTGGGGGTGCTCTGTTTGCAGACCACGCAAGGGCCATGGTGCTCCTGAGCCTGTCCCTCCTCGGTCTGGTGGCTCTTGGTGTTGCAGGAACGCTTTCGGTCCGTGCTTATGTGAAGAGGCCTGTGGAGATGCCGTCTGCACTGGTGAGTGCTTCTCTGGGGGACCAGCCCCCGCTTCCGCCCCTCTGCCCCGGCTCCAGCttctgaggcaaagtaggcaacCCAGATGGGGTGCAAATCCCAGacttttcagcctttcctcataaaaaGGTTCTCCCAATACCTGAATCTTCttgattgccctcttctgtagttttgccagctctgcagtgtcctttttgagatcTGACGACTAGAACGAAAGACAGTCTTCTGAATgtggctgcaccatagatctagACTGGCGTtttaatattggccattttatgtTCAGTTCCTGTCCTGATAATCCCCAGCATacggtttgcctttttcactgctgttgcACATGGAGTCAACGTTTCCATTGAGCTCTCTCCTGCggccccaaggtctctttccctttcagttccGGGTAGTTCAGGCTTCATTGGCATGTGCTTAAACTGGGATTTTCTTGCTCCACCGTGTGTTGTCCTACATCTACCTACACTGAACCTCCTTTGCCACTTTGCTGCCTGCTCaaccaatttgtggagatcctccagGAGCTCTTCACATTTGGCTTTGGTCTTCACCATCTTGAAGAGtttcatgtcatctgcaaacGTGGCCACTCCACCGTTCACCCCCAATTCCAAACCATTTCTGAACAAATGTAATAGCACCGACCCCATTGTCGATCCTTATGGGACCCACTGCTTAGTTCCATCCATTGTGAGAATTGTCCATTTATTCCTGCTTCCTGTCTTTTATTGAGCCCATCCTCTTATGCCCTGACTGCTAAGCTTATGCAGTCATTCCTTGGGTGAGGAACCCCGTCAAAGCCCGCTTCTGTTATGTTTGCCGTGTCTCCGTTGCCTCCATATGCGTTCTCTCAAAGCACTCCCAAAGGTGGGTGAGGCAGGCCTTCCCAAAGGTGCAGAAGCCAGGCTGCTTCTCCCTCTGCAGGGCTTGTTCCTCTGTCTGCCTCGTAATTCTGCGCTTGATCTCAGCGTGTACTGGTTTGCCTGGGACAGACAATAGGcaaactggcctgtaatttcctggtttccctctggatcccttttttaaaaattgatctaCCATTTGCTACTCTCCAACCCTCTGGTACAAGGGCTGATTTTAGAGACAAGTTAAATGTACTGGTTAGTAGAGCAACAATTTTACATTTGAGTTCCTCAAGAACTCTCAGGGCTATTCCATCAGTATCCAGAAACTGACTGGTTGTTAATTTTCCTCACAGTAACCTGTCAAATCAGTCACAAATGttcctgttgtgtgtgtgtgtgagagagagagagagagagagagagagagagtcagtcagtcagtcggtCAGTCAGTCACGTGAACCCAGGCCTCCAGATCTCCGATCAGCTGCCACACCCACTTCTGGATTCTTCCAGGAATGAGAGACACAGGGGAGGGCTTGGTCCAAGTagctgctgtgctgtgctgtgctgtgctggctCAGGTCCCCCTCCTTAGcctaaccctcccctccccttgggGGAAGCGGGGCTGTCGACTGACGGCCGATTCCCAGTCAGCAACCTGCCAGACTAACATCCCGCTCTTGCTTCCTGCCAGAAGTCTCTCCTGAGGCAGCCCTCACCCTGGATGCTGAGCGAGGTGAGAGGCTTGGAGCTGTGCGTGGAAGTGGAGTCCGTCTGTCCGATTTCCCTGGGCCCGAAGGACCACGCCCACTTGAACAGCAGGGGAGCAGCCGGGCTGGCCCCAGAGAAGAGGGTGGGCTGGTTGCCCAAAGCCAGTGGCCAGGCAGAAGCCCAGAGGCTCGGACACCTGATGGACAGCAGCGGTTGCAGCACGGACAGTGGCATCTGCTTGCAGGAGCCCCTGGGCAGCCTCAGCCGCCTCCTGCCCACCGGCCCTCTCGGACACAGGAGGGGGTCACTGGGGAGCAGCCAAAGGGGGGGCCTCCAGGCAGATTGTGGCCTTGGGGCAGAAGAGTCAGGGCTTCGTGGAGCTCCCCCCTCCAGTGAGAAGGAACCAGCAGCCCTGGACTTGCCGGAGATGCTGCAACAAGCGGGCCCACCCTGTGCGCAGCTCCCTGGGCCGCAGAGGCAGGCAGGGGGCCCGCTGGAAGTGACAGGCTCTGCCAGCTGTAAGGGTGTGGCCCATTCCAAGGCAGTCTTGCCTTCGGGCTATTTGAAGCAGGCCTCGGTTGTGGTCCCCTCTGTGCAGGGGCCACTGGATGTTGCCCAGGAGCCAGGCCAGGGTGCCCCCCTCGGCAGCACACACCGCGGGAGATGGCACTGTCCGTCCAGTGTGGCCCCGGGGAGCTTGGAGTCCCTGCAACTCCTGCCTGAATTTTCAAAGGCCCTCCTGGCTTCGGGCTTCTTGGAGCAGGAGCCTGCCTGGCCACCCCCAGCCCTCTCCCTCTTGCGCTCCAGCACACAGCTGCCCCTGACTCTCCCGTGGGGCCGGGTGTGAGGAGGGCTCTCTCTAGAGCCTCCAGGCAGAGGAGCCTTGAGACGCCAGGCAGGGAGTGCCGAAAAGGTGGGATGGGTGGGCCCTCGCCATGATAGCCCTCCGAGTTGCCAGTCTTTGGGTTGGAGGGCGGGGCTCGTGCTGCACTTCTGCAACTGGAGTGGTGGTCTGCAGGTTACAAGCCCTCCGGACTTCAGGACAGGTGTGCACTGCAAGGCCCCCAGGCCTGCAGGGGCCACCAGGTGCACGGCGGGGCGTGTCACAGGGAAGGGCTGCAGCGCAGTGGCGGAGCCCCTCTTCGGCAGGCAGGTGGTGGGAAGGGCCTGCTGGCCTGGCCCTGGCGGCCCGATTGGGGGCAGGCTGCGGGAGGCGTTTTGTGTGCGCTGCTTTCCAGGCCTTCAGCAGCCAGCCGAGCTCCGGACAGCGGCCTGAAGGCCCGGGTGGCTCAGGGGGGGTCCCGCCTAGCGCTGGGGCCGCCTCCTGCGGGCGAGGGGCCGGGGAGCGGGGCGGAGAGGCCCCTGGAGCCGCGCGGCTTCGCGGCCGGGCTTCGCGGCCTTGCAGGGGGACGCGCACGCCTCCTGGGAAGCTCGCGGCGGCTCTCCGGCTCCCGGGCGCGGCGCGGCGCAGCTTGGGCGGCCCGCGCGGAGCAAGCGAGCCGGGCGCGGGCAGAGGCGGCGGCGCTGGGCTGGGCCTGGGGCGAGCGAAGCGCGTCCCCTCCGCGGGGCCGCTTGCCTTGGCGGCGGGAGAAGGCGGAGGCCCAGGAAGGCCGGGCCGACACGATCCCGCGGAGCCGCGTCCGGGAGGCCCGGGGCAGGCGAGGGGCGGGTGCCAGGGGCGCGGTAAGGAAGCGTCCCTCGGGATTCCGGGCCCTCTCTGCCGGCTTCGGGGCCGGGGGTCACGCCGCCCTCTGGAGGCGTTTGGCGGCAGGAGTGGGCGCCAAGGACGGGGGGGCATCGTTCCCCGTGGGgcgctgttggagatcagctgtcccCGGAATGGGAATTCTCTGAGGGGCTTCCACGCGGTGCATCTGATCCCCGGTTGATTCAGCATCTGTAAAGCcttgaagagaaatcaagtgtAGCTACGGATGTCATCGCTATGCAGGTGATACCCAGCGCTGTGCGTCACTCTCGAAATCCCAGCGGATGCAGCAGAGGTCTTGAGTGGCTGCTGGACAGATGCCCTCAATcggctgaaaatgaacaagatGAATCTGAGCCCAGACAAGAGGGAGGAGATGCCGGCTGGGAAAGTGGAGCTCCTGAAGACAGGCtcctttgttgggggggggggggtcagttggCCCCGGCTGAGGCCAGTAAgagcagggggggtgggggggaggaaggaagataGAGCAGTATAGAGACAGAAACTAGGAACGTCGAAAGAGTGAAGGCTCGGGCGCCTGAGGCTCCAGTGCCCGTCAGCTGGCCCAACTAGTATAATGGACAGCTCACTCTGTTTCTCCAACTACTGGTGAGGGAGTAGTGTAACCCCCTTCCCGGTTTCCATCGGGGAGACCACTGCTGCCCTCTCTACCTCCCACCCATAGAACTGTTTATTGGGGTGGGTAAATTGGGGCCATTGTCCAAGTTTTTATGATTGAactatatgttatttattattttaatgtacctttaaatatattgttatccactctgagccggTTTACAGGGAGAGCGGGCTGAAAGCCGAATAAATCAAATCATCTCCCAGAGTCAGCTCTGACTGGACTATTTTCTTGTCAgtgcgccgcccccccc
Above is a genomic segment from Eublepharis macularius isolate TG4126 chromosome 14, MPM_Emac_v1.0, whole genome shotgun sequence containing:
- the IL10RA gene encoding interleukin-10 receptor subunit alpha, whose protein sequence is MHACPMLPATPLLLLLCLRGRSEGGGAAGPGPGLEAGATTPAPPARARFLARTFQHVLHWAPGGNRSDSLLFDVQYKRYGNHSWTPVPRCTAITSHFCDLTDETREPLRRYFARVRAVAGNGTSPWTSTAAFSPKEATLQLWNMSLSLSGNVIQVALELPVHRWKNATITYEDVHPGRWGQYQVYVRRASDDFQYVLVESSLTFDLPALLWGERYCVSVELHLPSRPNHTKRTEEQCISTPPPKDHARAMVLLSLSLLGLVALGVAGTLSVRAYVKRPVEMPSALKSLLRQPSPWMLSEVRGLELCVEVESVCPISLGPKDHAHLNSRGAAGLAPEKRVGWLPKASGQAEAQRLGHLMDSSGCSTDSGICLQEPLGSLSRLLPTGPLGHRRGSLGSSQRGGLQADCGLGAEESGLRGAPPSSEKEPAALDLPEMLQQAGPPCAQLPGPQRQAGGPLEVTGSASCKGVAHSKAVLPSGYLKQASVVVPSVQGPLDVAQEPGQGAPLGSTHRGRWHCPSSVAPGSLESLQLLPEFSKALLASGFLEQEPAWPPPALSLLRSSTQLPLTLPWGRV